The Oncorhynchus gorbuscha isolate QuinsamMale2020 ecotype Even-year linkage group LG04, OgorEven_v1.0, whole genome shotgun sequence genome includes the window attgactctgtatccggtaccccctgtatatagcctccacattgactctgtatccggtacccctgtatatagcctacattgactctgtatccggtaccccctgtatatagcctccacattgactctgtatccggtaccccctgtatatagcctccacattgactctgtatccggtaccccctgtatatagcctacattgactctgtatccggtaccccctgtatatagcctccacattgactctgtatccggtaccccctgtatatagcctacattgactctgtatccggtaccccctgtatatagcctccacattggctctgtatccggtaccccctgtatatagcctccacattgactctgtatccggtaccccctgtatatagcctccacattgactctgtatccggtaccccctgtatatagcctccacattggctctgtatccggtaccccccgtatatagcctccacattggctctgtatccggtaccccctgtatatagcctccacattgactctgtatccggtacccctgtatatagcctccacattgactctgtatccggtacccccgtatatagcctccacattggctctgtatccggtacccccgtatatagcctccacattgactctgtatccggtaccccccgtatatagcctccacattggctctgtatccggtaccccctgtatatagcctccacattgactctgtatccggtaccccccgtatatagcctccacattggctctgtatccggtaccccccgtatatagcctccacattggctctgtatccagtaccccctgtatatagcctccacattggctctgtatccggtaccctctgtatatagcctccacattgactctgtatccggtaccccccgtatatagcctccacattggctctgtatccggtaccccctgtatatagccccactattgttattcactgctgctctttaatgatttgttattcttatctcttactttttagGGATTTTCtcataactgcattgttggttaaggccttgtaagtaagcatttcactgttgtatttggcgcatgtagcaaataacatttgatttgaactaggACATTCATACATTCTTTacatttctgtctgtctggctgattGGGAGTCAGTCAGtacgtccgtccgtctgtctagTATAGTGTCCTGGGTCGGGTGGGGTCAGGATCAAACTGACCTTAAGTCAGCACATGGTCTGGGGCTCAGGGGTCACAGAGGTCATGGTCATTAAGACCCGCAGTTAGACCCTCTCTGACTCAGGCTTTGAGGGGGGAGTGGGACATATCTTCCTGGGTAAAGAGGTACAAGACAGCCCCATACAGCTTAGACATGCAAACGCAACTCCAGAGTAGTCATCATCTTTCTGCGCTAATCCCATTATGACACTGCACACACAGATCACATAcaaaccacatacacacacacttcataaacACTGCTGATCAGACCAATTAAGTCCTAGCTGTAAACCAATCAGACACATAAGACATACCTATGGACACATTCATTAGCACACACATTGAAACACCTGTCATCCTATTGCAGCTCAAACACAGAACGGTGTGTGTACATCTGTTTATGCGTGCTTGTCTCCACCGAAAATGAAAACTGATGTCGTAGGTAAGACATACTTTTGGACATTGCCTTTAACCCTAAATTACTACATTAATATCAGAAGCTTAGGTTAGAACGTTAGAAGATTAACCCTTACAGTCATTTATCATGTACTTTGCAGCTTTTCTGTTATTGCTCTACAGCTCGGGAATGGATCCTTGGTCGTGTTCATAGGGCACATGTAAAACAAAAACGTATGTTCCTTATTGGACAaatccaggtagtccctcccctTTTCAGTCCGTTTGGTTCCTCATGAACATAACTCAGTTTTCGGtccctttttttgttgttggggGGACTATACTCAGGGTCACCAAAGTTGTGTGTTATttctgttttctatgtttctgGCAAAAACTGAAGAATTGCTTATTGTAGATTTGTGGAATATTACTATTTCACAAACTGAAAATAGGATGATTATTTTGTCTAGTGTGTTTGTAGCCATTTTACCTGATTTCTGGGAGAATAGTGCAGTTGCAGGTGCAGAGAGGTTATTAGGGTCCTACTGCTTTGGATTAGCCAGCCAGTGTGCAGAGCAGGGAAACAGCGTGTGAGGAAGGAAATAATATAGGATTAGATTGCGTGTCTAATCTCCTTATAGTGAGTGTGCATTCTCAGCAGATATGtgccatctatctctctctctatgtatatatatatatatctatcatttctctctagctatctctctatctgtcactATCCTTCTCCGTCTCAAACTACGCGGCCACACTGGTTACTGTGGTCACAGGATGCTCCTAAAGGTTTCTGTGTGTGCCGATTTCAGACCTAGAGTACACAGTTCAgtcctatagtacactacatctacactacgagtgagtgagtgagtaaatgAAGATACTTTGATGATGTAACCCCACTACAATCCAGGGACCAGATCTAAGGACCCCTGCTCATCCTCATGACAAAATGTCTGTCACCTGTCATTACCACACCATAAAACACTGCTAAAATGAACAGGATGTCACAGAGTCCTGTTAACTGGAGAGGTTCCTTCTGATTGGGagcactgttccctctcactgggTCATGtgatagaaacacacacatccacGCACACACCCTAATGAGCCCCCTGACAGTCGGGGGAACGTTGAGTGGCCATTAATACTGGTACAGTACAGGCAAGTGTGTGTGACATAATGAAACGGTTATGtaatccaggtgtgtgtgtgttttcccctcccatctctttgtCCACAGCCCAAATCGAAGTTATACCGTGCAAAATCTGTGGAGACAAATCATCAGGAATCCACTATGGAGTCATCACGTGTGAGGGCTGCAAAGTGAGTTCTCCACACAGCTCTGTTGTTCCCTCTGTCTGACTCTATCCCCATCATTCTCCTGTCATTCCTGTTTCATATCTTCATTTCTATTCCAGCATCTGCGTTCTACTCTCTGTCAACTCTTTTCTATTCTATTCTTTTCCAAATCATAGACTGACTGTTAACTGACTGTTGTGGTTGTCCTGTAGGGGTTCTTCAGACGAAGTCAGCAGAACAACGCTGCATACTCATGCCCTCGCCAGAGGAACTGTCTGATCGACAGGACCAACCGAAACCGCTGCCAGCACTGCCGTTTACAGAAGTGTCTTGCACTCGGAATGTCCAGAGATGgtgagactacacacacacacacacacacacacacacacacacacacacacacacacacacacacacacacacacacacacacacacacacacacacacacacacacacacacacacacacacacacacacacacacacacacacacacacacgtagactcTTACCTACTTAAGATTGTTACCTACTCCCGAGTGGTgcggtggtctaaggcagtgctagctgtgccactagagattctgggttcgagtccaggctctgtcgcagccggccacgaccgggagacccatggggcggtgcacaattggcccagcgtcatccgggttaggggagggtttggctgtcagggatgtccttgtcccaccgcactctagcgactcctgttgcAGGCTGGGCGCATTGCACACTGACACCGTCGCCAGGTGTAGGGTGTTtcatctgacacattggtgcggctggcttccgggttaagtgggcattgtgtcaagaagcagtgcaacTTGGTTGGggtgtgtttcggaggacgcacggctctcgaccttcctgagtccgtatgggagttgcagcgatgagacaagactgtaactaccaattggataccaaaaAGGGgcgaaaagggggtaaaaaaactgttttttaaaataaagttTGTCATCAACACAATGTCTAAAGCCCAGGTGAAGCTGAGAGAAACTAAACACAATGTGACTAAtaaacaacctctctctctctccctccctccctccctctgcgtAGCGGTGAAGTTTGGCCGCATGTCCAAGAAGCAGCGTGACAGCCTGTACGCCGAGGTACAGAAGCACCAGCAGCGGATCCTGAATGAGCGGCAGCAGCAGACGTGTGAGGCAGAGGCCCTGGCGCGCGTCTACTCCTCCAGCCTGACCAACGGCCTCAGCACCCTCAACCACGAGATCGGAGGCACCTACGCCAACGGCCACGTCATCGAGCTCCCCAAGGGCCAGGTGAACGGTGGTGCCACGGGTGGCTACTACCATGGTATGGACTCCACCCAGCCCTCCCCGGACCAGTCAGGCCTGGACTTGGCTGGCATTAAGCACATCAAGCAGGAGCCGGTGTACGACCTGACCCCTGTGGCTAACCTGTTCAACTATAGCACCTACCAGGACAGTCAGCTGGCGCACAGCAATGTCAGCATGGGAGAGCTAGGTAACTAAGGGTTACGGTTAAGTTCATTCAAAGATATCAAATTTGGCCGTCAGTGCCCCCTCCGAAAACATGCATGATGCCGTCTCTGAGTGAGTGTTGCATAGTGCAGGAAGATACCAGGCCTTAATTGATGATTTGAATAGGAGGGTGTCATGGTGAGGCTAAAGGAGTGTGAGTCAGTGTGATAAGCTGTGTGTGGGACAGGAGATCAAACAGgctttttagagagagagagagagagagagagagagagagagagagagagagagagagagagagagagagagagagagagagagagagagagagagagagagagagagagagagagagagagagagagagagagagagagagagagagagagagagagagagagagagagagagagagagagagagagagagagagagagagagagagagagagagagagagagagagagagagagagagagtccatgcGTCATATTTAAGCTTAGCCCATCAATGCAAGAAACCCCCATTGAGAGTGTGGCCTGCCTTAATGTGTGGCCTGCCTTACTAAGGCTGTAATGTcaacacagtggaacacagtttTACTAGTGCATTCCATATTTGAGTTGTCACACATCTACTCGGATGGAGGTATACAATTACATTCCCTGATTCTTGTAAACATCGGTTCTGCTGTTTTCTATACCCCGTTTCAATTCGCGCCAACattcaaacaaacaaaaattaaCATTTCTACAATAAAGATGAAAATGGTGCTACATAAAAAGAAACCTCGTCTCAAAGCCTGGTGGACGAGACCACATACAAAGTTGTGTGATAACTGAAACTTTGGGAGGTTGAACACAGCTaaataataaactaaactaaacttaTGATTGGTTCATCAGTTTCACGCTCCCATAGACAATGAATGATAAGCTACAATGTTGCTCAAATTTGTGTgtgactgtctcttctctgtcctctccctccatagaTCGTATCGCCCAGAACATTATAAAGTCTCACCTGGAGACCTGTCAATACACAGCAGATGAGCTGCAGCAGCTGGCCTGGCAAACACACTCCTACGATGACATCAAGATGTACCAGAGCAAAGTgagtgtgtgaccagtgtgtgtctgtgtgttccttgtgaccagtgtgtgtctgtgtgttccttgtgaccagtgtgtgtttttgtgtgcctGCGTGTTCCTTGTGACCAGCTGACTTTGCACTGCTCACTTACCTACAACCTCTgagcacccccccccacccaactCCATTGTCATCCAATGCCTCTTTTCTCAGCTATACACCCTCCAACTCCATTGTCATCCAATGTCTATTTCCTCCCCTGTACACCCCCCCAACTCtagtataaatgtatatatatatatattttaaatgtatgcACTTTTTACTGTAAGTCAtttggattagagtgtctgcaaaaaaaaaaaaacatttcatccaatgtctctttcctcccctttattcactatttaagtctctttcctcccctttattcactatttaaatgtctctttcctcccctttattcactatttaagtctctttcctcccctttattcactatttaaatgtctctttcctcccctttattcactatttaagtctctttcctcccctttattcactatttaaatgtctctttcctcccctttattcactatttaaatgtctctttcctcccctttattcactatttaaatgtctctttcctcccctttattcactatttaagtctctttcctcccctttattcactatttaagtctctttcctccccttttTTCACTATTTAagtctctttcctcccctttattcactatttaagtctctttcctccccttttttcactatttaaatgtctctttcctcccctttattcactatttaagtctctttcctcccctttattcactatttaagtctctttcctcccctttatTCACTATTTAAGTCTCGTTCCTCCCCTTTTttcactatttaaatgtctctttcctccccctttttcactatttaaatgtctctttcctcccttttattcactatttaaatgtctttcctcccctttattcactatttaaatgtctctttcctcccttttattcactatttaaatgtctttcctcccctttattcacaatttaaatgtctctttcctaCCCTTTATTCACTATTTAAGTGACTTTTCCCTCCCCTATATTCactattaaaatgtatttttcctcccctatattcactatttaaatgtctctttcctctcctatattcactatttaaatgtctctttcctctcctatattcactatttaaatgtctctttcctctcctatattcactatttaaatgtctctttcctctcctatattcactatttaaatgtctctttcctctcctatattcactatttaaatgtctctttcctctcctatattcactatttaaatgtctctttcctcttctatattcactatttaaatgtctctttcctctcctatattcactatttaaatgtctctttcctctcctatattcactatttaaatgtctctttcctctcctatattcactatttaaatgtctctttcctctcctatattcactatttaaatgtctctttcctctcctatattcactatttaaatgtctctttcctctcctatattcactatttaaatgtctctttcctctcctatattcactatttaagtctctttcctcccctttattcactatttaaatgtctctttcctctcctatattcactatttaaatgtctctttcctcccctttattcactatttaaatgtctttcctcccctttattcacgatttaaatgtctctttcctcccctttattcaggatttaaatgtctctttcctctcctatattcactatttaaatgtctctttcctctcctatattcactatttaagtctctttcctcccctttattcactatttaaatgtctctttcctcccctttattcactatttaaatgtctttcctcccctttattcacgatttaaatgtctctttcctcccctatattcactatttaaatgtctctttcctctcctatattcactatttaagtctctttcctcccctttattcactatttaaatgtctctttcctcccctttattcactatttaaatgtctttcctcccctttattcacgatttaaatgtctctttcctcccctttattcactatttaaatgtctttcctcccctttattcactttaaatgtctctttcctctcctatattcactatttaaatgtctctttcctctcctatattcactatttaagtctctttcctcccctttattcactatttaaatgtctctttcctcccctttattcactatttaaatgtctttcctcccctttattcacgatttaaatgtctctttcctcccctatattcacgatttaaatgtctctttcctcccctttattcacaatttaaatgtctctttcctaCCCTTTATTCACTATTTAAGTGACTTTTCCCTCCCCTATATTCACTATTTAAATTACTTTTCCTCCCATACACtcactatttaaatgtctctttcctctcctatattcactatttaaatgtctctttcctctcctatattcactatttaaatgtctctttcctcccctttattcactatttaaatgtctttcctcccctttattcacgatttaaatgtctctttcctcccctatattcacgatttaaatgtctctttcctcccttttattcactatttaaatgtctTTCCTCCCCTTTATTCACTATTTAAGTGACTTTTCCCTCCCCTATATTCACTATTTAAATTACTTTTCCCTCCCATATACTCactattaaaatgtatttttcctcccctatattcactatttaaatgtctctttcctctcctatattcactatttaaatgtctctttcctctcctatattcactatttaaatgtctctttcctctcctatattcactatttaaatgtctctttcctctcctatattcactatttaaatgtctctttcctctcctatattcactgtttaaatgtctctttcctccctttattcactatttaaatgtctctttcctctcctatattcactatttaaatgtctctttcctctcctatattcactgtttaaatgtctctttcctcccctttattcactatttaaatgtctctttcctctcctatattcactatttaaatgtctctttcctctcctatattcactatttaaatgtctctttcctctcctatattcactatttaagtctctttcctcccctttattcac containing:
- the LOC124034522 gene encoding nuclear receptor ROR-beta-like isoform X1, which produces MKTDVVAQIEVIPCKICGDKSSGIHYGVITCEGCKGFFRRSQQNNAAYSCPRQRNCLIDRTNRNRCQHCRLQKCLALGMSRDAVKFGRMSKKQRDSLYAEVQKHQQRILNERQQQTCEAEALARVYSSSLTNGLSTLNHEIGGTYANGHVIELPKGQVNGGATGGYYHGMDSTQPSPDQSGLDLAGIKHIKQEPVYDLTPVANLFNYSTYQDSQLAHSNVSMGELDRIAQNIIKSHLETCQYTADELQQLAWQTHSYDDIKMYQSKTRDVLWQQCAIQITHSIQYVVEFAKRISGFMELCQNDQILLLKSGCLEVVLVRMCRAFNPLNNTVLFEGKYGGMQMFKALGCDDLVSAVFDFAKSLCSLQLTEEEIALFSAAVLISTDRPWLMEPRKVQKLQEKIYFALQHIMQKNHMDEDALAKLIGRIPMLSAVCTLHTEELQAFQQLHPETVNVLFPPLYKELFNPDPNAAITMPK
- the LOC124034522 gene encoding nuclear receptor ROR-beta-like isoform X2, whose amino-acid sequence is MRAQIEVIPCKICGDKSSGIHYGVITCEGCKGFFRRSQQNNAAYSCPRQRNCLIDRTNRNRCQHCRLQKCLALGMSRDAVKFGRMSKKQRDSLYAEVQKHQQRILNERQQQTCEAEALARVYSSSLTNGLSTLNHEIGGTYANGHVIELPKGQVNGGATGGYYHGMDSTQPSPDQSGLDLAGIKHIKQEPVYDLTPVANLFNYSTYQDSQLAHSNVSMGELDRIAQNIIKSHLETCQYTADELQQLAWQTHSYDDIKMYQSKTRDVLWQQCAIQITHSIQYVVEFAKRISGFMELCQNDQILLLKSGCLEVVLVRMCRAFNPLNNTVLFEGKYGGMQMFKALGCDDLVSAVFDFAKSLCSLQLTEEEIALFSAAVLISTDRPWLMEPRKVQKLQEKIYFALQHIMQKNHMDEDALAKLIGRIPMLSAVCTLHTEELQAFQQLHPETVNVLFPPLYKELFNPDPNAAITMPK